In Victivallis lenta, the following proteins share a genomic window:
- a CDS encoding tRNA threonylcarbamoyladenosine dehydratase encodes MNQSNESDEYRERQQRTRLLVGDGGLERLRNAHVLVLGVGGVGAYAAEQLARAGIGRLTLIDGDCVEPSNCNRQLPALSSTLGQPKALVMAERLRQVNPGLDVQSRIEFIRESDVPELLAGDFDYAVDAIDSLGPKIAFLLECRRRKLPLISSMGAGGKTDPAQIRLDDISRTYGCALARAVRSRLREHRVSRGIKVVFSPEAVPKSAVESGLSPEGKQRSTVGTISYMPACFGCFCAGAVLRGLLQHQ; translated from the coding sequence ATGAATCAATCGAATGAATCGGATGAATACCGGGAACGGCAGCAGAGAACCCGCCTGCTGGTCGGAGACGGCGGACTGGAGCGGCTGCGGAATGCGCACGTCCTCGTCCTCGGCGTCGGCGGCGTCGGCGCCTATGCGGCGGAACAGCTGGCGCGGGCCGGGATCGGCCGCCTGACGCTGATCGACGGCGATTGCGTGGAGCCGTCCAACTGCAACCGGCAGCTTCCGGCCCTCAGCTCCACACTCGGGCAGCCGAAAGCCCTTGTCATGGCCGAACGCCTGCGGCAGGTCAATCCAGGTCTGGACGTGCAATCCCGCATCGAATTCATCCGCGAATCCGACGTTCCGGAACTGCTGGCCGGCGATTTCGACTATGCGGTCGACGCCATCGACTCGCTGGGTCCCAAAATCGCCTTTCTGCTGGAGTGCCGCCGCCGGAAGCTTCCGCTCATCAGCTCCATGGGAGCCGGCGGCAAGACCGATCCGGCACAGATCCGGCTCGACGATATCTCCAGGACATACGGCTGCGCGCTGGCGCGGGCCGTCCGTTCCCGTCTGCGCGAACACCGGGTCAGCCGCGGCATCAAAGTCGTATTCTCTCCGGAAGCCGTACCGAAATCAGCCGTGGAGTCCGGCCTGAGTCCGGAAGGGAAACAGCGCTCCACCGTCGGAACCATCTCCTATATGCCGGCCTGCTTCGGCTGCTTCTGCGCCGGCGCCGTCCTTCGCGGACTTCTGCAGCATCAATAA